From Streptomyces griseorubiginosus, one genomic window encodes:
- the cseC gene encoding two-component system sensor histidine kinase CseC, translated as MRGILRNQVSDRVVMRTGLRWKLSAAIALVGALVAVALSLVVHNAARVSMLDNARDLADERIQIAQRNYELTGKPNFPSIAVDDRRLPPPLRRKVEEGRRATFVSDRSDRGPDIWAAVPVKGGHVLSLHTGFTDRSTDILNDLDQALVIGSIAVVLGGSALGVLIGGQLSRRLRKAAAAANQMAKGETDVRVRDAIGGVVQDETDDLASAVDAMADALQQRLEAERRVTADIAHELRTPVTGLLTAAELLPPGRPTELVLDRAKAMRTLVEDVLEVARLDGASERAELQDILLGEFVARRVAVKDPEIEVRVVHESEVTTDPRRLERVLFNLLANAARHGKPPIQVTVEGRVIRVRDHGPGFPEDLLADGPSRFRTGSADRAGHGHGLGLTIAAGQARVLGARLTFRNVRPAGAPEGVPSEGAVAVLWLPEHAPTATGSYPLLP; from the coding sequence ATGCGGGGGATCCTTCGGAACCAGGTGAGCGACCGCGTGGTGATGCGGACGGGGCTGAGATGGAAGCTCAGCGCGGCCATCGCGCTGGTCGGCGCGCTGGTGGCGGTCGCGCTCAGCCTGGTCGTGCACAACGCGGCGCGCGTCTCGATGCTGGACAACGCCCGCGACCTGGCCGACGAGCGGATCCAGATCGCCCAGCGCAACTACGAGCTGACCGGCAAGCCCAACTTCCCCAGCATCGCCGTCGACGACCGCCGTCTGCCGCCCCCGCTCCGCAGGAAGGTCGAGGAGGGCCGCCGGGCGACCTTCGTCTCCGACCGGTCCGACCGGGGTCCTGACATCTGGGCCGCCGTCCCGGTCAAGGGCGGGCATGTGCTGTCCCTGCACACCGGGTTCACCGACCGCAGTACCGACATCCTCAACGACCTCGACCAGGCCCTGGTGATCGGCTCCATCGCGGTCGTCCTCGGCGGCAGCGCGCTCGGCGTGCTCATCGGCGGGCAGCTGTCCCGGCGGCTCAGGAAGGCGGCGGCCGCCGCGAACCAGATGGCCAAGGGCGAGACGGACGTCCGGGTCCGGGACGCGATCGGCGGGGTCGTCCAGGACGAGACCGACGACCTCGCGAGCGCCGTGGACGCGATGGCGGACGCGCTCCAGCAGCGGCTGGAGGCCGAGCGCCGGGTCACGGCGGACATCGCGCACGAGCTGCGGACACCGGTGACGGGGCTGCTCACGGCGGCGGAACTGCTGCCGCCGGGCCGGCCCACCGAGCTGGTCCTGGACCGCGCGAAGGCCATGCGCACCCTCGTCGAGGACGTCCTGGAGGTGGCCCGCCTGGACGGCGCGTCCGAGCGGGCCGAACTCCAGGACATCCTGCTCGGCGAGTTCGTCGCCCGCCGGGTGGCGGTGAAGGACCCGGAGATCGAGGTCCGGGTGGTGCACGAGTCGGAGGTCACCACCGACCCGCGCCGCCTGGAGCGCGTCCTGTTCAACCTCCTCGCCAACGCCGCCCGGCACGGCAAGCCGCCGATCCAGGTCACCGTCGAGGGCCGCGTCATCCGGGTCCGCGACCACGGGCCCGGCTTCCCCGAGGACCTCCTCGCCGACGGCCCGAGCCGCTTCCGCACGGGCAGCGCGGACCGGGCGGGGCACGGCCACGGGCTGGGGCTGACCATCGCGGCGGGGCAGGCGCGGGTGCTGGGCGCGCGGCTGACGTTCCGCAACGTCCGGCCGGCCGGGGCGCCGGAGGGCGTCCCCTCGGAGGGCGCGGTGGCGGTGCTCTGGCTGCCGGAGCACGCGCCGACGGCGACGGGGAGTTACCCGCTGCTGCCGTAG
- a CDS encoding class I SAM-dependent methyltransferase yields the protein MGVTQDAADHTAVRVALWRALHVRADPPPHVLADEIGLRLADPDGDWRDRPDMDVAATRRTRASIVARTRFVEDLVLERGVEQYVVLGAGLDTFAQRRPEFAEAAGLRVFEVDRPGPQAWKRRRLEALGFGVPEWLRLVPVDFEADWWGRLAEAGFDPGRPAVVASTGVTMYLTREANAETFRLVAGLTPGSVFVTTFMRPMADVEPEQRPRLEAAVRGARAAGTPFRTFFRPAEILALARESGFREARHVPVEELDRRYFEGRTDGVRPSRGEELMLAGT from the coding sequence CTGGGCGTGACGCAGGACGCGGCCGACCACACGGCCGTACGGGTCGCCCTCTGGCGGGCCCTGCACGTCCGCGCGGATCCGCCGCCGCACGTGCTGGCGGACGAGATCGGGCTGCGGCTCGCCGACCCGGACGGGGACTGGCGCGACCGGCCCGACATGGACGTGGCGGCCACCCGCCGCACCCGGGCGTCGATCGTGGCCCGGACCCGGTTCGTGGAGGACCTGGTCCTGGAGCGGGGCGTGGAGCAGTACGTCGTCCTCGGCGCCGGACTCGACACCTTCGCGCAGCGCCGACCGGAGTTCGCCGAAGCCGCCGGGCTGCGGGTCTTCGAGGTCGACCGGCCCGGCCCGCAGGCCTGGAAGCGGCGGCGGCTGGAGGCGCTCGGGTTCGGCGTGCCCGAGTGGCTGCGGCTCGTGCCGGTCGATTTCGAGGCGGACTGGTGGGGGCGGCTGGCCGAGGCCGGGTTCGATCCCGGGCGGCCCGCGGTGGTGGCCTCCACGGGCGTCACCATGTACCTCACGCGGGAGGCGAACGCCGAGACCTTCCGCCTGGTCGCCGGGCTGACTCCGGGATCCGTGTTCGTCACGACCTTCATGCGGCCCATGGCGGACGTCGAACCGGAGCAGCGCCCGCGACTGGAGGCGGCGGTACGGGGAGCGCGGGCGGCCGGCACGCCGTTCCGCACCTTCTTCCGGCCGGCGGAGATCCTCGCCCTGGCCCGCGAGTCCGGCTTCCGCGAGGCCCGGCACGTGCCCGTGGAGGAACTGGACCGCCGGTACTTCGAGGGGCGCACGGACGGCGTACGACCGTCCAGGGGCGAGGAGTTGATGCTGGCCGGCACCTGA
- a CDS encoding VOC family protein yields the protein MILGLGITTVWTFDQQRTKAFFTEKLGFEVRSEISMGDMKWVTVGAKGQEGVELALMHLDGPGLDPESSEALKKLVGKGVMGAGAFRTDDCRADYETFRARGVEFIQEPQERPYGIEAIFRDDNGNWFSLTQRREELDFSKDWA from the coding sequence ATGATCCTGGGGCTGGGCATCACCACCGTGTGGACCTTCGACCAGCAGCGCACCAAGGCCTTCTTCACCGAGAAACTGGGCTTCGAGGTGCGCAGCGAGATCTCCATGGGCGACATGAAGTGGGTCACCGTCGGGGCGAAGGGCCAGGAGGGCGTCGAGCTCGCCCTGATGCACCTGGACGGACCGGGCCTTGACCCCGAGTCCTCGGAGGCGCTGAAGAAGCTGGTCGGCAAGGGCGTGATGGGCGCGGGAGCGTTCCGCACCGACGACTGCCGCGCCGACTACGAGACGTTCCGCGCGCGCGGGGTCGAGTTCATCCAGGAGCCGCAGGAGCGGCCGTACGGCATCGAGGCGATCTTCCGCGACGACAACGGCAACTGGTTCTCGCTGACCCAGCGCCGCGAGGAGCTGGACTTCTCGAAGGACTGGGCGTGA
- a CDS encoding HAD family acid phosphatase yields the protein MSSRRLWARHAAVSAVSATALVALAVPAEAATTASTSQSTSASTTATAAAADVDYATWQADCQAVMDQALPYLKTRIAATKPGEKQAIVFDIDNTTLETDFGFSYPSPANQPVLNVAKYAQEHGVSLFFVTARPDIIASATDYNLKQVGYQVSGLYVRNFIDLFKDVATYKTAKRVDIENKGYTIIANIGNSATDLSGGHAEKTFKLPDYDGQLS from the coding sequence ATGAGCAGCAGACGCCTTTGGGCGCGCCACGCAGCTGTCAGCGCCGTCTCCGCGACCGCCCTGGTCGCCCTCGCCGTGCCCGCCGAGGCCGCGACGACCGCTTCCACGAGTCAGAGCACCTCCGCCTCGACCACCGCCACGGCCGCCGCCGCGGACGTCGACTACGCCACCTGGCAGGCCGACTGCCAGGCCGTGATGGACCAGGCCCTGCCGTATCTGAAGACCCGTATCGCCGCTACCAAGCCCGGCGAGAAGCAGGCGATCGTCTTCGACATCGACAACACCACGCTCGAGACGGACTTCGGCTTCAGCTACCCCTCGCCGGCCAACCAGCCCGTCCTGAACGTCGCCAAGTACGCCCAGGAACACGGCGTTTCCCTGTTCTTCGTGACCGCCCGCCCCGACATCATCGCCTCGGCGACCGACTACAACCTCAAGCAGGTCGGCTACCAGGTCAGCGGCCTCTACGTCCGCAACTTCATCGACCTCTTCAAGGACGTCGCCACCTACAAGACGGCCAAGCGCGTCGACATCGAGAACAAGGGCTACACGATCATCGCGAACATCGGCAACAGCGCCACCGACCTGTCGGGCGGCCACGCCGAGAAGACCTTCAAACTCCCTGACTACGACGGCCAGTTGTCCTGA
- a CDS encoding A/G-specific adenine glycosylase: MTAPTKPSPSRPADDTGTPPAGTPHGENLHAPVIDWFDEHARDLPWRRPEAGPWGVMVSEFMLQQTPVSRVLPVYEQWLARWPRPADLAQEAPGEAVRAWGRLGYPRRALRLHGAAVAITERHGGDVPTDHAQLLALPGIGEYTAAAVASFAYGQRHAVLDTNVRRVFARAVTGVQYPPNATTAAERRLARALLPQDESTAARWAAASMELGALVCTAKNESCQRCPIAAQCAWRLAGKPGHDGPPRRGQTYAGTDRQVRGKLLAVLREAHAPVPQAALDRVWHEPVQRARALDGLVADGLVEPLTGGLYRLPLT; encoded by the coding sequence ATGACTGCGCCCACGAAGCCCTCGCCCAGCCGCCCCGCCGACGACACCGGCACCCCTCCCGCCGGCACCCCCCACGGAGAGAACCTGCACGCCCCCGTCATCGACTGGTTCGACGAGCACGCCCGGGACCTGCCCTGGCGGCGCCCGGAGGCCGGCCCCTGGGGCGTGATGGTCAGCGAGTTCATGCTGCAGCAGACTCCGGTGAGCCGGGTGCTGCCCGTCTACGAGCAGTGGCTGGCCCGCTGGCCCCGCCCCGCCGACCTGGCCCAGGAGGCCCCCGGTGAGGCCGTGCGCGCCTGGGGACGGCTCGGCTATCCGCGCCGGGCGCTGCGGCTGCACGGCGCCGCGGTCGCCATAACGGAACGGCACGGCGGTGACGTACCGACGGACCACGCGCAGCTGCTCGCGCTGCCCGGGATCGGCGAGTACACGGCCGCGGCCGTCGCCTCCTTCGCGTACGGGCAGCGGCACGCGGTGCTGGACACCAATGTGCGGCGGGTGTTCGCCCGCGCGGTGACCGGCGTGCAGTACCCGCCGAACGCCACCACCGCCGCCGAGCGCAGGCTGGCCCGCGCGCTGCTGCCGCAGGACGAGAGCACCGCCGCCCGGTGGGCCGCCGCGTCCATGGAGCTCGGCGCGCTCGTGTGCACAGCCAAGAACGAGAGCTGTCAGCGCTGCCCGATCGCCGCGCAGTGCGCCTGGCGGCTCGCGGGCAAGCCCGGGCACGACGGGCCGCCGCGGCGCGGACAGACGTACGCCGGTACCGACCGCCAGGTCCGCGGCAAGCTGCTCGCCGTGCTGCGGGAGGCCCACGCGCCCGTCCCGCAGGCGGCCCTCGACCGGGTGTGGCACGAGCCGGTGCAGCGGGCGCGGGCGCTGGACGGACTGGTCGCCGACGGGCTCGTCGAGCCCCTCACAGGTGGTTTGTATCGGCTGCCGTTGACGTAG
- a CDS encoding SigE family RNA polymerase sigma factor: MAQGEVLEFEEYVRTRQDALLRSARRLVPDPVDAQDLLQTALVRTYGRWETIEDKRLADAYLRRVMINTRTEWWRARKLEEVPTEQLPDASVDDSTEQHADRALLMDVMKVLAPKQRSVVVLRHWEQMSTEETAAALGMSVGTVKSTLHRALARLREELEARDLDARALEREERERCAAA, encoded by the coding sequence ATGGCGCAGGGCGAGGTGCTCGAGTTCGAGGAGTACGTCCGCACCCGGCAGGACGCGCTGCTGCGCAGCGCACGCCGCCTGGTCCCGGACCCGGTCGACGCGCAGGACCTGCTGCAGACGGCGCTCGTACGGACGTACGGCCGCTGGGAGACCATCGAGGACAAGCGGCTCGCGGACGCCTATCTGCGCCGGGTGATGATCAACACCCGCACGGAGTGGTGGCGGGCGCGCAAGCTGGAGGAGGTGCCGACCGAGCAGCTCCCGGACGCCTCGGTCGACGACTCCACCGAGCAGCACGCGGACCGCGCCCTGCTGATGGACGTCATGAAGGTGCTCGCTCCCAAGCAGCGCAGTGTCGTGGTGCTGCGACACTGGGAGCAGATGTCCACGGAGGAGACGGCCGCGGCCCTCGGCATGTCGGTCGGAACGGTCAAGAGCACGCTGCACCGGGCGCTCGCCCGGCTCCGCGAGGAGCTGGAGGCCCGCGACCTGGACGCACGCGCGCTGGAGCGTGAGGAGCGGGAGCGTTGCGCGGCGGCCTGA
- a CDS encoding helix-turn-helix transcriptional regulator — translation MDRTRQLRLAKDAMDRDWADPGLDLDAVAAHAGYSRYHFLRAFKESYGETPGQYLTHRRIERAEEMLRGADLSVTEICHLVGFSSLGTFSARFKTRTGLTPSEYRTRHVGRGAALIPGCYAMLWAGGFPTARSATSEKRPGRPAAYGEEQDSGSGPEGTES, via the coding sequence ATGGACAGGACCCGCCAGTTGCGGCTCGCCAAGGACGCCATGGATCGCGACTGGGCCGATCCCGGGCTCGATCTGGACGCCGTCGCCGCGCACGCCGGGTACTCGCGGTACCACTTCCTCCGCGCCTTCAAGGAGTCGTACGGCGAGACACCCGGGCAGTACCTCACGCACCGCCGGATCGAGCGGGCCGAGGAGATGCTGCGAGGGGCCGACCTGAGCGTCACCGAGATCTGCCACCTGGTCGGCTTCAGCAGCCTCGGCACCTTCTCCGCCCGCTTCAAGACCCGCACCGGGCTCACCCCGAGCGAGTACCGCACCCGGCACGTGGGCCGCGGAGCCGCCCTCATCCCGGGCTGCTACGCCATGCTCTGGGCCGGCGGATTCCCGACCGCGCGTTCCGCAACATCGGAGAAGCGCCCCGGCCGCCCCGCTGCCTACGGTGAGGAACAGGACAGCGGAAGCGGACCGGAGGGAACAGAGTCATGA
- a CDS encoding MDR family MFS transporter produces MADTQTVETEPDKPQRSVRVVLLALMITMMLAMLDNMIVGTAMPTIVGELGGLEHLSWVVTAYTLATAAATPIWGKLGDMYGRKATFMTSIVIFLIGSALSGMAQDMGQLIGFRAVQGLGAGGLMVGVMAIIGDLIPPRERGKYQGMMAGVMALAMIGGPLVGGTITDNWGWRWSFYINLPLGVVSLGLISAVLHLPKKRAKAGIDYLGVVLLTVGITSIVLVTTWGGTEYAWTSARIMELIGIGVAALIGFVFWQTKAAEPIVPLHIFRSRNFTLMSLIGFITGFVMFGATLFLPLYQQSVQGASATNSGLLLLPMLGAMLVTSMVAGRVTTNTGRYYVFPVVGGVLMVIGLYLLSTMDTGTSRFTSGVFMAVVGFGMGCLMQITMLVAQNSVEMKDMGVASSSTTLFRTLGSSFGVAIMGALFNNRVQDVMSERAGALGSKVTEQSAQLDAASLAKLPAAAREAYQYAVSAGTHSAFLLGSVVAVVALVAAVFVKEVPLKGAGPQKSPEDAAPAPLVEV; encoded by the coding sequence ATGGCGGACACACAGACGGTCGAGACGGAACCGGACAAGCCACAGCGCAGCGTCCGGGTCGTACTGCTCGCCCTGATGATCACCATGATGCTCGCGATGCTCGACAACATGATCGTGGGCACCGCGATGCCGACGATCGTGGGCGAGCTCGGCGGGCTCGAGCACCTGTCCTGGGTGGTGACGGCCTACACCCTCGCGACGGCCGCCGCGACCCCGATCTGGGGCAAGCTCGGTGACATGTACGGCCGCAAGGCCACCTTCATGACCTCGATCGTGATCTTCCTGATCGGCTCCGCGCTCAGCGGCATGGCCCAGGACATGGGTCAGCTCATCGGGTTCCGGGCCGTGCAGGGTCTCGGCGCCGGCGGTCTGATGGTCGGTGTCATGGCGATCATCGGTGACCTGATCCCGCCCCGGGAGCGGGGCAAGTACCAGGGCATGATGGCCGGCGTCATGGCGCTGGCGATGATCGGCGGCCCGCTGGTCGGCGGCACCATCACCGACAACTGGGGCTGGCGCTGGTCCTTCTACATCAACCTGCCGCTCGGCGTGGTGTCCCTCGGGCTCATCAGTGCCGTGCTGCACCTGCCGAAGAAGCGGGCCAAGGCGGGCATCGACTACCTCGGCGTGGTCCTGCTGACCGTCGGCATCACCTCCATCGTGCTCGTCACCACCTGGGGCGGTACCGAGTACGCCTGGACCTCCGCGCGGATCATGGAGCTGATCGGCATCGGCGTCGCCGCGCTCATCGGGTTCGTGTTCTGGCAGACCAAGGCGGCCGAGCCGATCGTGCCGCTGCACATCTTCCGCAGCCGCAACTTCACGCTGATGTCCCTCATCGGCTTCATCACCGGCTTCGTGATGTTCGGCGCGACCCTCTTCCTGCCGCTGTACCAGCAGTCGGTGCAGGGTGCCTCCGCGACCAACTCCGGGCTGCTGCTCCTGCCGATGCTCGGCGCGATGCTGGTGACCTCGATGGTCGCGGGCCGGGTCACCACCAACACCGGGCGGTACTACGTCTTCCCGGTCGTCGGCGGTGTCCTCATGGTCATCGGGCTGTACCTGCTGTCCACGATGGACACCGGGACCTCGCGGTTCACCTCCGGTGTGTTCATGGCCGTCGTCGGGTTCGGCATGGGCTGCCTGATGCAGATCACCATGCTGGTCGCGCAGAACAGCGTGGAGATGAAGGACATGGGCGTCGCGTCCTCCTCCACCACTCTGTTCCGTACGCTCGGCTCCTCCTTCGGTGTCGCCATCATGGGCGCGCTGTTCAACAACCGCGTCCAGGACGTCATGTCCGAGCGGGCCGGGGCGCTGGGCTCCAAGGTGACCGAGCAGTCCGCGCAGCTCGACGCGGCGAGCCTGGCGAAGCTGCCGGCGGCGGCGCGGGAGGCGTACCAGTACGCGGTCTCGGCCGGCACCCACTCGGCGTTCCTGCTCGGCTCGGTCGTGGCCGTGGTCGCGCTGGTGGCGGCGGTGTTCGTCAAGGAGGTCCCGCTGAAGGGCGCGGGCCCGCAGAAGTCACCCGAGGACGCGGCACCGGCCCCGCTGGTCGAGGTCTGA
- the cseB gene encoding two-component system response regulator CseB, translating into MADQTHVLFVEDDDVIREATQLALERDGFAVTAMPDGLSGLEAFRADRPDIALLDVMVPGLDGVSLCRRIRDESTVPVIMLSARADSIDVVLGLEAGADDYVTKPFDGAVLVARIRAVLRRFGHAGGTDRGEDSAGPDAGGLLTFGELEVDTEGMEVRKGGQPVALTPTEMRLLLEFSSAPGTVLSRDKLLERVWDYGWGGDTRVVDVHVQRLRTKIGQDRIETVRGFGYKLKA; encoded by the coding sequence ATGGCAGACCAGACCCACGTGCTGTTCGTCGAGGACGACGACGTCATCCGCGAGGCCACCCAGCTCGCCCTGGAGCGGGACGGCTTCGCGGTCACCGCCATGCCCGACGGACTGTCCGGCCTGGAGGCCTTCCGGGCCGACCGCCCCGACATCGCCCTGCTGGACGTCATGGTCCCGGGCCTCGACGGGGTCAGCCTGTGCCGCCGTATCCGCGACGAGTCCACCGTGCCGGTGATCATGCTGTCGGCGCGGGCCGACTCGATCGACGTGGTGCTGGGCCTCGAGGCGGGCGCCGACGACTACGTGACCAAGCCCTTCGACGGAGCCGTCCTGGTCGCCCGGATCCGCGCGGTGCTGCGCCGCTTCGGGCACGCGGGCGGTACCGACCGGGGCGAGGACAGCGCCGGCCCCGATGCCGGGGGCCTGCTGACCTTCGGCGAGCTGGAGGTCGACACCGAGGGCATGGAGGTCCGCAAGGGCGGGCAGCCGGTGGCGCTCACCCCGACCGAGATGCGGCTGCTCCTGGAGTTCTCCTCCGCGCCGGGCACGGTACTGTCCCGCGACAAGCTCCTGGAGCGGGTGTGGGACTACGGCTGGGGCGGTGACACCCGGGTCGTCGACGTCCATGTGCAGCGGCTGCGGACCAAGATCGGCCAGGACCGGATCGAGACGGTCCGCGGCTTCGGCTACAAGTTGAAGGCCTGA
- a CDS encoding TetR/AcrR family transcriptional regulator, with the protein MGGTMDGTKQQRRGNTRQRIQDVALELFAEQGYEKTSLREIAERLDVTKAALYYHFKTKEEILVSIFDDLTQPILDLIEWGRQQPHTLETKQEILRRYSDTLAGATPLFRFMQENQAAVRELRVGETFKERMQGLRETIVDPDADLVDQVRSVSAIFTLHAGMFLLHDLDGDPDAKRKAVLEVATDLITQAHRGSRGE; encoded by the coding sequence ATGGGCGGCACCATGGACGGCACCAAGCAGCAGCGCCGCGGTAACACACGTCAGCGCATCCAGGACGTGGCCCTCGAACTCTTCGCGGAGCAGGGCTACGAGAAGACGTCCCTACGGGAGATCGCCGAGCGCCTGGACGTCACCAAGGCGGCGCTCTACTACCACTTCAAGACCAAGGAAGAGATCCTCGTCAGCATCTTCGACGACCTGACGCAGCCGATCCTCGACCTGATCGAGTGGGGGCGGCAGCAGCCCCACACGCTGGAGACCAAGCAGGAGATCCTCCGGCGCTACAGCGACACCCTGGCCGGGGCGACGCCGCTGTTCCGGTTCATGCAGGAGAACCAGGCGGCGGTCCGTGAACTGCGCGTCGGGGAGACCTTCAAGGAGCGTATGCAGGGGCTGCGCGAGACCATCGTCGACCCGGACGCGGACCTGGTCGACCAGGTCCGTTCGGTCAGCGCGATCTTCACCCTGCACGCCGGGATGTTCCTCCTCCACGACCTCGACGGCGACCCGGACGCCAAGCGCAAGGCGGTCCTGGAGGTGGCCACGGACCTGATCACCCAGGCCCACCGGGGCAGCAGGGGCGAGTAG
- a CDS encoding M23 family metallopeptidase gives MFQRVSHRSSRTSLLRARVAVLAASVGATAVLGAGVASAASHPSWVDPVKKYKLSASYAQAGAMWQSTHSGQDFAVPSGTKVVAAHGGTVVKAGPGGAGDGSAYGNAIVIKHGNRTYSQYAHLSRINVKVGQVVKTGQRIALSGNTGNSSGPHLHFEIRTTANYGSAIDPVKFLRAKGVKV, from the coding sequence ATGTTCCAGCGCGTCTCCCACCGCTCTTCCCGTACGTCCCTGCTCCGTGCCCGGGTTGCCGTCCTGGCCGCCTCCGTCGGCGCCACGGCCGTGCTCGGAGCCGGAGTCGCCTCGGCCGCGTCCCACCCCTCCTGGGTCGACCCGGTGAAGAAGTACAAGCTCAGCGCGAGCTATGCGCAGGCCGGCGCCATGTGGCAGTCCACCCACAGCGGGCAGGACTTCGCGGTGCCGAGCGGGACGAAGGTCGTCGCCGCGCACGGCGGGACCGTCGTCAAGGCGGGTCCGGGCGGCGCCGGTGACGGGTCCGCCTACGGCAACGCCATCGTGATCAAGCACGGCAACCGGACGTACTCGCAGTACGCCCACCTCTCGCGGATCAACGTCAAGGTCGGCCAGGTCGTGAAGACCGGTCAGCGCATCGCCCTGTCCGGCAACACCGGCAACTCCAGTGGCCCGCACCTGCACTTCGAGATCCGCACGACCGCGAACTACGGCTCGGCGATAGACCCGGTCAAGTTCCTGCGGGCCAAGGGCGTCAAGGTCTGA